Proteins encoded in a region of the Cataglyphis hispanica isolate Lineage 1 chromosome 14, ULB_Chis1_1.0, whole genome shotgun sequence genome:
- the LOC126854418 gene encoding uncharacterized protein LOC126854418 isoform X1, with protein MTSRYFVFAAALAYVSAAQVYKSYSLDSSATSEPASTNNDFTTQTVYGFLDFTTTLGNTVMVFSPQSAPPEGDSNKKTASSKPPIHTKPTELQQQKKNVPDIQPSKTHKVETQDGETKKQIKGTKIVVNSVVQQNVVNPSENAASKTTKSQEANKQATTKTSVLSSVVQIRAKDEALGVKNNLAEPEYDFLSKQPTEVIDETYRLINLRPSSKPHHKPRATARRDKENPTGLVTKLGGTVVKDGLTTVHETSVIGTYINGKYAQVLQSSSRILTEPNEPVIEDMIRPSSTNRILKTIGPHHGKLKPQLEPTPTYQQQEESSLPLEALFNAPSANPVRTTRRHSTTNNQPRLKFRNKIADDYENNEPQQQTRTGKNRATTTRPNYKNRPITTTTSTTEASTSRRRSGFRPSGQSTSSLSKQSTKSKGSDQQLSPTASLPVPKVKLPRTQGRWSYKTTPKPRIMIRKQADEEDPRSSTEGSTTESSFVVISDEQTKTTVTTSNAASSGIQRKEFAEDELDPSESEDVASVSVQQEHQQNVAEQILPVETLNVEISTAADLDNVYFEIATIKSPYSFQVGTARNTRYITVTSTIKKTFATAEPTSSIAPTEPLTENILANTAAAYESTLPLDSSVATLPAISLDASQATPPLETRTETFSTTQTLLKTHMLPVIYGGNSTTRLTLVQTYNIARVVTATKTLPPMEIYQFIPSKTLNEFNSKLDEAGSELHLELDFGDDDRDDEDVPKRVVAPSNDADSDLDIFKSSLPSKIKSDVATSSSAEPQLTPEQVQQLALLKYFGQPQPQVITTSRPVVVLETMYESHVIPVVSAGNTIYSTLSRPVATVPRTSYEYGTSTLSPVLQPQVPQVPLFPQQPQFTVTSAPLVTQTFATVSDSRVLKLTFGAKTAYTTLFSTRVVPTELTTYVTNTVPVQPTVPAYPGYYPAPVPYPPFPFLG; from the exons ATGACATCGAGATATTTCGTGTTTGCCGCAGCTTTAGCGTACG TATCTGCTGCACAAGTTTACAAGAGCTATTCGTTGGACTCATCTGCAACGTCCGAACCAGCATCTACGAATAATGACTTCACCACGCAAACGGTCTACGGATTTCTGGACTTCACCACGACACTCGGCAACACGGTGATGGTCTTCAGCCCTCAAAGCGCTCCGCCAG AAGGGGACTCCAATAAGAAGACTGCATCTTCCAAACCACCGATTCATACAAAGCCGACGGAACTGCAGCAGCAAAAGAAGAATGTCCCGGACATCCAGCCTAGCAAGACTCACAAGGTCGAAACCCAGGATGGCGAGACGAAGAAACAGATAAAGGGCACGAAAATTGTCGTGAATTCCGTGGTCCAGCAGAACGTGGTGAACCCATCCGAGAATGCTGCATCGAAGACGACGAAGAGTCAG GAGGCAAATAAACAGGCAACAACGAAGACATCAGTATTGTCGTCTGTTGTTCAGATACGTGCCAAGGATGAAGCTCTaggtgtaaaaaataatctcgccGAACCGGAATACGATTTTCTCTCAAAACAGCCGACGGAAGTGATCGATGAAACTTACAGG TTGATCAATCTGCGACCCTCGTCGAAGCCTCATCACAAGCCACGCGCGACCGCGCGAAGGGACAAGGAGAACCCGACCGGTCTGGTGACCAAGCTCGGGGGCACCGTCGTGAAGGACGGTCTCACTACCGTGCACGAGACTAGCGTAATCGGCACCTACATCAACGGCAAGTATGCCCAGGTACTACAGAGCTCGTCCAGAATCCTGACGGAGCCGAACGAACCAGTGATCGAAGATATGATTCGTCCGTCCAGCACAAATCGAATCCTGAAGACCATAGGTCCGCATCATGGCAAGCTCAAGCCTCAACTGGAGCCCACTCCGACATACCAGCAGCAGGAAGAGTCCTCCTTGCCCTTAGAAGCTCTCTTTAACGCACCCTCCG CCAATCCAGTACGAACAACGCGAAGGCACTCGACCACCAACAATCAGCCCAGGCTCAAATTCCGAAACAAGATTGCCGATGATTATGAGAATAATGAACCGCAACAACAAACGAGAACGGGGAAAAATCGCGCGACGACGACCCGCCCAAATTATAA GAATCGTCCTATAACCACTACCACCAGCACCACAGAGGCGTCGACCAGTCGCCGTCGCAGCGGTTTTCGTCCAAGTGGTCAATCCACCAGCTCACTCTCGAAGCAATCGACCAAATCGAAGGGCAGTGATCAGCAGCTATCACCAACTGCCAGTCTTCCGGTGCCCAAGGTGAAGTTACCGAGGACACAAGGTCGCTGGTCGTACAAGACCACACCGAAGCCGAGGATCATGATCCGCAAGCAGGCAGACGAGGAGGATCCGCGATCATCAACTGAGGGAAGCACAACGGAATCATCTTTCGTGGTAATTTCGGACGAGCAGACCAAGACGACGGTGACAACGAGCAACGCGGCCTCATCCGGCATCCAGAGAAAGGAGTTTGCGGAAGACGAGTTGGATCCCAGCGAGAGCGAGGATGTGGCCAGTGTCAGTGTGCAGCAGGAACACCAGCAGAATGTTGCGGAGCAAATCCTCCCGGTGGAAACGCTCAACGTGGAAATCTCTACTGCGGCAGATCTCGACAATGTGTATTTTGAGATAGCAACTATTAAGTCGCCGTACTCCTTCCAA GTTGGAACAGCCCGAAACACTCGCTACATTACAGTGACTTCCACCATCAAGAAGACCTTTGCGACGGCCGAACCGACTAGTTCCATCGCACCTACCGAACCGCTTACGGAGAATATCCTGGCAAACACGGCAGCCGCCTACGAGTCGACTCTGCCGCTCGATTCATCCGTTGCGACGCTACCGGCAATCTCTTTGGATGCCAGCCAGGCAACGCCGCCGTTAGAGACGCGGACAGAGACATTCTCGACGACGCAGACGTTGCTAAAGACACATATGTTACCAGTGATTTACGGCGGCAATAGCACCACCCGTTTGACCCTGGTACAAACGTATAACATCGCTCGAGTGGTGACGGCGACAAAAACACTTCCGCCGATGGAAATCTACCAGTTCATCCCAAGCAAAACGCTGAATGAATTCAATTCAAAGCTCGACGAGGCCGGTAGCGAATTGCATCTCGAGCTTGACTTCGGCGATGACGATCGTGATGATGAGGATGTACCCAAGAGAGTGGTGGCGCCTAGCAACGATGCCGATTCCGATCTGGATATCTTCAAGTCTTCATTACCATCCAAGATCAAGAGCGACGTCGCTACCAGCAGCAGTGCCGAACCTCAGCTTACTCCGGAACAGGTGCAACAATTGGCCCTGCTAAAATATTTCGGTCAACCGCAACCCCAAGTCATCACCACATCTAGGCCAGTGGTCGTTTTGGAAACGATGTACGAATCGCATGTGATTCCCGTAGTGAGCGCGGGAAATACTATTTATTCGACATTGTCCAGGCCAGTTGCCACTGTACCTAG GACCTCCTACGAATATGGCACATCCACCCTGAGTCCGGTGCTGCAGCCACAGGTGCCGCAAGTACCGCTATTCCCGCAGCAGCCACAGTTTACAGTAACAAGCGCGCCCTTGGTCACTCAGACTTTTGCCACCGTGTCCGACTCACGGGTATTAAAGCTCACCTTCGGCGCTAAAACCGCTTATACCACCCTCTTCTCCACGAGGGTCGTACCCACAGAGCTCACCACCTACGTTACTAACACGGTGCCAGTGCAGCCGACGGTACCGGCATATCCCGGTTATTACCCAGCGCCGGTGCCCTATCCACCTTTCCCCTTTCTCGGTTAG
- the LOC126854418 gene encoding uncharacterized protein LOC126854418 isoform X2, which yields MTSRYFVFAAALAYVSAAQVYKSYSLDSSATSEPASTNNDFTTQTVYGFLDFTTTLGNTVMVFSPQSAPPGDSNKKTASSKPPIHTKPTELQQQKKNVPDIQPSKTHKVETQDGETKKQIKGTKIVVNSVVQQNVVNPSENAASKTTKSQEANKQATTKTSVLSSVVQIRAKDEALGVKNNLAEPEYDFLSKQPTEVIDETYRLINLRPSSKPHHKPRATARRDKENPTGLVTKLGGTVVKDGLTTVHETSVIGTYINGKYAQVLQSSSRILTEPNEPVIEDMIRPSSTNRILKTIGPHHGKLKPQLEPTPTYQQQEESSLPLEALFNAPSANPVRTTRRHSTTNNQPRLKFRNKIADDYENNEPQQQTRTGKNRATTTRPNYKNRPITTTTSTTEASTSRRRSGFRPSGQSTSSLSKQSTKSKGSDQQLSPTASLPVPKVKLPRTQGRWSYKTTPKPRIMIRKQADEEDPRSSTEGSTTESSFVVISDEQTKTTVTTSNAASSGIQRKEFAEDELDPSESEDVASVSVQQEHQQNVAEQILPVETLNVEISTAADLDNVYFEIATIKSPYSFQVGTARNTRYITVTSTIKKTFATAEPTSSIAPTEPLTENILANTAAAYESTLPLDSSVATLPAISLDASQATPPLETRTETFSTTQTLLKTHMLPVIYGGNSTTRLTLVQTYNIARVVTATKTLPPMEIYQFIPSKTLNEFNSKLDEAGSELHLELDFGDDDRDDEDVPKRVVAPSNDADSDLDIFKSSLPSKIKSDVATSSSAEPQLTPEQVQQLALLKYFGQPQPQVITTSRPVVVLETMYESHVIPVVSAGNTIYSTLSRPVATVPRTSYEYGTSTLSPVLQPQVPQVPLFPQQPQFTVTSAPLVTQTFATVSDSRVLKLTFGAKTAYTTLFSTRVVPTELTTYVTNTVPVQPTVPAYPGYYPAPVPYPPFPFLG from the exons ATGACATCGAGATATTTCGTGTTTGCCGCAGCTTTAGCGTACG TATCTGCTGCACAAGTTTACAAGAGCTATTCGTTGGACTCATCTGCAACGTCCGAACCAGCATCTACGAATAATGACTTCACCACGCAAACGGTCTACGGATTTCTGGACTTCACCACGACACTCGGCAACACGGTGATGGTCTTCAGCCCTCAAAGCGCTCCGCCAG GGGACTCCAATAAGAAGACTGCATCTTCCAAACCACCGATTCATACAAAGCCGACGGAACTGCAGCAGCAAAAGAAGAATGTCCCGGACATCCAGCCTAGCAAGACTCACAAGGTCGAAACCCAGGATGGCGAGACGAAGAAACAGATAAAGGGCACGAAAATTGTCGTGAATTCCGTGGTCCAGCAGAACGTGGTGAACCCATCCGAGAATGCTGCATCGAAGACGACGAAGAGTCAG GAGGCAAATAAACAGGCAACAACGAAGACATCAGTATTGTCGTCTGTTGTTCAGATACGTGCCAAGGATGAAGCTCTaggtgtaaaaaataatctcgccGAACCGGAATACGATTTTCTCTCAAAACAGCCGACGGAAGTGATCGATGAAACTTACAGG TTGATCAATCTGCGACCCTCGTCGAAGCCTCATCACAAGCCACGCGCGACCGCGCGAAGGGACAAGGAGAACCCGACCGGTCTGGTGACCAAGCTCGGGGGCACCGTCGTGAAGGACGGTCTCACTACCGTGCACGAGACTAGCGTAATCGGCACCTACATCAACGGCAAGTATGCCCAGGTACTACAGAGCTCGTCCAGAATCCTGACGGAGCCGAACGAACCAGTGATCGAAGATATGATTCGTCCGTCCAGCACAAATCGAATCCTGAAGACCATAGGTCCGCATCATGGCAAGCTCAAGCCTCAACTGGAGCCCACTCCGACATACCAGCAGCAGGAAGAGTCCTCCTTGCCCTTAGAAGCTCTCTTTAACGCACCCTCCG CCAATCCAGTACGAACAACGCGAAGGCACTCGACCACCAACAATCAGCCCAGGCTCAAATTCCGAAACAAGATTGCCGATGATTATGAGAATAATGAACCGCAACAACAAACGAGAACGGGGAAAAATCGCGCGACGACGACCCGCCCAAATTATAA GAATCGTCCTATAACCACTACCACCAGCACCACAGAGGCGTCGACCAGTCGCCGTCGCAGCGGTTTTCGTCCAAGTGGTCAATCCACCAGCTCACTCTCGAAGCAATCGACCAAATCGAAGGGCAGTGATCAGCAGCTATCACCAACTGCCAGTCTTCCGGTGCCCAAGGTGAAGTTACCGAGGACACAAGGTCGCTGGTCGTACAAGACCACACCGAAGCCGAGGATCATGATCCGCAAGCAGGCAGACGAGGAGGATCCGCGATCATCAACTGAGGGAAGCACAACGGAATCATCTTTCGTGGTAATTTCGGACGAGCAGACCAAGACGACGGTGACAACGAGCAACGCGGCCTCATCCGGCATCCAGAGAAAGGAGTTTGCGGAAGACGAGTTGGATCCCAGCGAGAGCGAGGATGTGGCCAGTGTCAGTGTGCAGCAGGAACACCAGCAGAATGTTGCGGAGCAAATCCTCCCGGTGGAAACGCTCAACGTGGAAATCTCTACTGCGGCAGATCTCGACAATGTGTATTTTGAGATAGCAACTATTAAGTCGCCGTACTCCTTCCAA GTTGGAACAGCCCGAAACACTCGCTACATTACAGTGACTTCCACCATCAAGAAGACCTTTGCGACGGCCGAACCGACTAGTTCCATCGCACCTACCGAACCGCTTACGGAGAATATCCTGGCAAACACGGCAGCCGCCTACGAGTCGACTCTGCCGCTCGATTCATCCGTTGCGACGCTACCGGCAATCTCTTTGGATGCCAGCCAGGCAACGCCGCCGTTAGAGACGCGGACAGAGACATTCTCGACGACGCAGACGTTGCTAAAGACACATATGTTACCAGTGATTTACGGCGGCAATAGCACCACCCGTTTGACCCTGGTACAAACGTATAACATCGCTCGAGTGGTGACGGCGACAAAAACACTTCCGCCGATGGAAATCTACCAGTTCATCCCAAGCAAAACGCTGAATGAATTCAATTCAAAGCTCGACGAGGCCGGTAGCGAATTGCATCTCGAGCTTGACTTCGGCGATGACGATCGTGATGATGAGGATGTACCCAAGAGAGTGGTGGCGCCTAGCAACGATGCCGATTCCGATCTGGATATCTTCAAGTCTTCATTACCATCCAAGATCAAGAGCGACGTCGCTACCAGCAGCAGTGCCGAACCTCAGCTTACTCCGGAACAGGTGCAACAATTGGCCCTGCTAAAATATTTCGGTCAACCGCAACCCCAAGTCATCACCACATCTAGGCCAGTGGTCGTTTTGGAAACGATGTACGAATCGCATGTGATTCCCGTAGTGAGCGCGGGAAATACTATTTATTCGACATTGTCCAGGCCAGTTGCCACTGTACCTAG GACCTCCTACGAATATGGCACATCCACCCTGAGTCCGGTGCTGCAGCCACAGGTGCCGCAAGTACCGCTATTCCCGCAGCAGCCACAGTTTACAGTAACAAGCGCGCCCTTGGTCACTCAGACTTTTGCCACCGTGTCCGACTCACGGGTATTAAAGCTCACCTTCGGCGCTAAAACCGCTTATACCACCCTCTTCTCCACGAGGGTCGTACCCACAGAGCTCACCACCTACGTTACTAACACGGTGCCAGTGCAGCCGACGGTACCGGCATATCCCGGTTATTACCCAGCGCCGGTGCCCTATCCACCTTTCCCCTTTCTCGGTTAG
- the LOC126854859 gene encoding tetraspanin-2A produces the protein MVVKNSAPLLEKQIGCIKFTIFCLNVIIWILGCAMFGLSIWMRFEPMFEEWVEFLDMYEFYIGIYVLIVTSVFIMAVAFIGCGAALMENILALYIHVGLQLFSFICGLSGAAVILDYSTYDSKIQPIIERSMYNLISKSHHETAGFILRIIQETVGCCGADGPRDYTHLRKPLPTECRDTVTGNAFHYGCVEELSWFLEARSGWLAGLAMALCMLHVIIAVLTLTLIRAIKKEEESITFKR, from the exons ATGGTTGTCAAGAATTCTGCACCGCTGCTGGAGAAGCAGATCGGCTGCATCAAATTTACGATTTTCTGCTTGAATGTGATAATATGG ATCCTGGGCTGTGCAATGTTCGGATTGTCGATATGGATGAGATTCGAGCCAATGTTTGAGGAATGGGTAGAATTCTTGGATATGTACGAGTTTTACATTGGAATTTATGTTCTGATTGTAACTTCGGTGTTCATCATGGCCGTCGCCTTTATCGGTTGCGGTGCTGCACTTATGGAGAACATACTGGCTTTATACATC CATGTGGGCCTTCAATTATTTAGTTTCATCTGCGGTTTATCTGGAGCGGCGGTAATCCTTGACTACTCGACATACGACAGTAAGATTCAACCCATCATCGAACGGTCCATGTATAATCTTATCAGCAAATCCCATCACGAAACAGCGGGCTTTATCCTAAGAATAATCCAGGAAACT gTCGGATGCTGCGGAGCTGACGGGCCCAGGGATTACACGCACCTGCGTAAACCGTTGCCCACCGAATGCCGAGACACTGTTACTGGAAACGCTTTCCATTACGGCTGCGTCGAGGAACTGTCCTGGTTCCTGGAAGCAAGATCGGGATGGCTGGCTGGTTTGGCAATGGCATTGTGCATGCTTCAC GTGATTATAGCTGTATTGACATTAACGCTTATTCGAGCGATCAAAAAAGAAGAGGAGTCTATTACATTCAAGCGTTAA
- the LOC126854858 gene encoding LOW QUALITY PROTEIN: DNA ligase 1 (The sequence of the model RefSeq protein was modified relative to this genomic sequence to represent the inferred CDS: inserted 1 base in 1 codon), which translates to MLKILATCSRLSSLTLSVRHFKFANTAHNRFVVVFNWIHTTNSNNLSDKKKNQDAPGSGKRKRDNSNRFASSPSKKIDHKLTKPKTISKTPSPSAKPHAKLGTIPKNKSNKLSPGAPNKKRKLTNTPKKEAKDESKNVNGAEKVKSAQVENDTVESEQKKEESTSPEKKFGSDEXKKTENIVKKKRTRIIIDSSDDEDHLPLPESPKKLEVNGKEKKIESTDECSKINKNASDDETNQNILDIKEKIETLKEPTPEKKSKTTKKMHNFFTSKQKNDAKDNKIGDAKSNNQSYNPSTSDYHPINNACWKREDKTPYSAFTRTLELIEETSARLKIVEILSNYFRSVIVLSPMDLLPSVYLCLNQLAPAYEGIELGVADTNLMKAIAQCTGRTLTQIKADVQEVGDLGIVAEGSRSNQRTMFQPAPLTVPIVYSKLKEIAQMTGHASLTKKLDKIQTLFVACRNTEARYLIRSLAGKLRIGLAEQSVLQALALACAMTPPEQDYPPEILNASKKMSTDRFKEKYDEIALILKTTYCECPNYNLIIPVLLEDGINALPSKCKLTPGIPLKPMLAHPTKGVQEVLTRFEGLKFTCEWKYDGERAQIHVADNGQVNIYSRNQENNTSKYPDIIKRFKNTRGDLVKNCILDCEAVAWDNEQKQILPFQILSTRKRKDANEEDIKVQVCVFMFDLLYLNDEPLVKKSFATRRELLKQHFKEVEGEWKFANSMDTTTMEEVQIFLDESVKGNCEGLMVKTLKEDATYEIAKRSRNWLKLKKDYLDGVGDTLDVVVIGGYIGKGKRTGTYGGFLLACYDQENEEYQSICKIGTGFKEEDLENHTKFLKEHVIPQTKSYYRFDSSHEPDHWFEPVQVWEIKCADLSLSPVHRAAIGIVDPEKGISLRFPRFIRIREDKNCEEATSAQQVADMYNNQEQIKNKTSASKATEEDFY; encoded by the exons atgttaaaaatcCTCGCCACTTGCTCGCGCTTGAGCTCGCTGACTTTATCAGTTCGACATTTCAAGTTCGCGAACACAGCTCATAATCGATTTGTTGTCGTTTTTAATTGGATACATACAACCAACAGCAACAACTTGTCCGACAAGAAAAAGAATCAGGATGCACCGGGAAGCGGCAAACGGAAGAGAGATAATAGCAATAGATTTGCTAG ttctCCTTCCAAGAAGATAGACCACAAACTTACGAAGCCAAAGACAATTTCCAAGACGCCTTCTCCAAGTGCAAAACCTCATGCAAAGCTGG gaacCATTCCAAAAAATAAGTCGAATAAACTTTCACCTGGAGCACCAAATAAAAAGAGGAAACTGACAAACACTCCAAAAAAGGAGGCAAAAGATGAATCTAAAAATGTGAATGGAGCTGAGAAAGTAAAAAGTGCTCAAGTAGAAAATGATACAGTTGAAAGTGaacagaaaaaagaagaatctacttctccagaaaaaaaatttggttctgatg gaaaaaaaacggagaatattgtaaaaaagaaacgaaccagaataataatagattctaGTGACGATGAGGATCACCTACCG ttacCTGAAAGTCCCAAAAAATTGGAGGTTAAtggcaaagaaaaaaagattgaaagcaCAGATGAgtgtagtaaaataaataagaatgcaTCAGATGATGAAacgaatcaaaatattttggatatcAAGGAGAAGATCGAAACCCTGAAGGAGCCTACACCAGAGAAGAAATCAAAGACTACTAAGAAAATGCATAACTTTTTCA CATCTAAGCAAAAGAATGATGCAAAGGATAACAAGATAGGTGATGCAAAAAGCAATAACCAGTCTTATAATCCTAGCACATCTGATTATCATCCGATAAACAATGCGTGCTGGAAACGAGAAGACAA aacTCCATATAGCGCTTTTACGCGCACTTTGGAGCTTATCGAAGAAACGAGTGCGAGATTGAAGATAGTAGAAATATTGTCAAATTACTTTCGATCTGTCATAGTTCTGAGCCCCATGGATCTTTTGCCAAGTGTATATCTGTGCCTTAATCAATTAGCGCCTGCATATGAAg gaatTGAGCTTGGCGTTGCTGATACGAACCTGATGAAAGCGATAGCGCAATGTACTGGTAGGACATTGACGCAAATTAAAGCCGATGTCCAGGAAGTTGGCGATTTGGGAATTGTAGCAGAAGGTAGCAGATCCAATCAGAGAACTATGTTTCAGCCAGCACCGTTGACAGTTCCCATTGTATACTCTAAATTGAAAGAGATTGCTCAAATGACGGGCCATGCG tctCTGACGAAAAAATTGGACAAGATTCAAACGTTGTTTGTGGCATGTCGTAATACGGAAGCAAGGTATCTTATTAGATCGTTGGCTGGAAAGCTTCGCATAGGTTTGGCCGAACAATCTGTTTTGCAA GCATTGGCTCTAGCGTGTGCTATGACGCCGCCAGAACAGGACTATCCACCAGAAATCTTAAACGCGAGCAAAAAAATGTCGACCGATcgttttaaagagaaatacgATGAAATAGCACTTATACTAAAAACAACATATTG tgaGTGTCCGAACTACAATCTTATAATTCCCGTTTTACTGGAAGATGGAATCAATGCCTTGCCGAGTAAGTGCAAGCTCACGCCTGGAATACCTTTAAAACCTATGTTGGCACATCCTACCAAAGGTGTTCAAGAAGTCCTGACACGATTTGAGGGTTTAAAATTCACATGCGAATGGAAATATGACGGAGAGAGAGCACAG ATACACGTCGCGGATAATGGCCAAGTCAATATCTATAGTCGAAATCAGGAAAACAATACTAGTAAATATCCGGATATCATTAAACGATTCAAGAATACTCGTGGTGATTTGGTGAAGAATTGTATACTTGATTGCGAGGCGGTCGCCTGGGACAATGAGCAGAAACAGATTCTTCCATTTCAAATACTCAGCACGAGAAAGCGAAAG GACGCCAACGAAGAGGATATAAAAGTGCAAGTATGCGTATTTATGTTCGATCTGTTGTACTTAAACGATGAGCCGTTGGTAAAGAAATCCTTTGCAACGCGTCGCGAGTTGCTGAAGCAGCATTTCAAGGAAGTAGAAGGCGAATGGAAATTTGCCAATAGTATGGATACCACAACAATGGAGGAGGTACAAATCTTTTTGGATGAATCTGTGAAGGGTAACTGTGAGGGTCTAATGGTGAAGACGCTGAAGGAGGATGCAACCTATGAGATCGCCAAGCGATCGAGAAATTGGTTGAAGCTGAAAAAAGATTACTTGGACGGCGTAGGTGATACGCTAGATGTGGTTGTAATCGGTGGTTACATCGGCAAAGGAAAGAGAACAGGCACTTATGGTGGCTTCCTTTTGGCTTGTTATGATCAAGAAAACGAGGAGTACCAAAGCATTTGTAAA ATCGGCACAGGCTTCAAGGAGGAAGATCTTGAGAACCACACAAAATTCTTAAAGGAACATGTGATACCTCAGACGAAATCGTACTATCGTTTCGACAGCAGCCATGAGCCCGATCATTGGTTTGAACCAGTACAAGTGTGGGAGATTAAATGCGCCGATCTCTCCCTATCGCCAGTTCATAGGGCAGCTATCGGAATA GTTGATCCAGAAAAAGGTATATCTTTAAGATTTCCGCGATTTATTAGGATACGCGAGGATAAAAACTGTGAAGAAGCCACTTCTGCTCAGCAGGTGGCAGATATGTACAATAATCAAGAACAGATCAAAAACAAAACGTCGGCATCGAAAGCTACGGAGGaagatttctattaa
- the LOC126854844 gene encoding GTPase Era, mitochondrial, whose translation MLFMIESYMIRAGSRYLRRCFSKNVATKDSQEIILQPHDNFTSVRRKSLKIAILGAPNAGKSTLVNQLIKRSICPASSKVHTTQTKADAIYCENDTQLIFMDTPGMVSAKELKRYKLADTFRNDPKVSLATADIVGIVQDAQNMYTRDKINPNILALLTENIINKIPMILIFNKVDKLKKKEVLLQLVNIMIKNSKSLKFSDIFMVSALTGDGTDDLRTYLLDSAKPRDWQYEGHIYSNYKCEDIIQQTVRAKLMDILPNEVPYNLKIILEHFDTGADDNIMAVVTVSCPKKNIARLLIRRNINKLVGNRIKQVAVMAEQELRHAFRTPVRLRLIVQSPT comes from the exons atgttatttatgaTTGAGAGTTATATGATTCGCGCCGGTTCGCGATATTTGCGACGATGTTTTTCGAAAAACGTCGCGACAAAGGATtctcaagaaattatattgcaacctcatgataattttacatcGGTGCGACGGAAATCTCTGAAGATTGCTATTCTGGGTGCACCGAATGCTGGAAAAAGCACGCTGGTTAATCAACTTATTAAAAGAtcg atatgtcCTGCATCTTCAAAAGTACATACAACGCAAACCAAAGCAGATGCAATTTATTGCGAAAATGATACTCAGTTGATATTTATGGATACACCCGGTATGGTTTCCGCAAAAGAACTTAAACGATACAAGTTAGCCGATACCTTTAGAAATGATCCAAAAGTTTCCTTGGCAACAGCAGATATTGTGGGGATTGTGCAAGATGCCCAGAATATGTACACTAGAGATAAGATCAATCCAAATATATTGGCACTATTGActgagaatataataaataagattcccatgattttaatttttaataaggtggataaattgaaaaagaaagaggtaTTACTGCAACTTGTGAACATTATGATCAAGAACTCGAAATCTTTGAAGTTCTCTGATATATTTATGGTATCTGCTTTAACCGGGGATGGCACTGATGACTTGAGG ACTTACTTGCTGGATTCAGCTAAGCCGCGAGACTGGCAATATGAAGGACATATATACAGCAATTACAAATGCGAAGATATAATACAGCAGACAGTACGAGCAAAACTGATGGATATTCTACCGAATGAGGTTCCATAtaacttgaaaataatattggaaCACTTTGATACAGGAGCTGATGATAATATTATGGCAGTAGTGACTGTCTCATGtcccaaaaaaaatattgctagaCTCTTAATTCGtaggaatataaataaattagtagGCAATAGAATAAAACAAGTTGCTGTTATGGCAGAGCAGGAATTGCGGCATGCTTTTCGAACACCGGTGAGATTGAGACTAATCGTGCAATCTCCAACATGA